GGGAGAGGAGTGAGGTGTTGGGAAGGGGAGCCTACTGCAGCCTCGAGGAAGTAGAACATCTCCTGGGGGTGGCGTCTGACTTGCCTCCAGGCAGACGCCTCTGGGTCTTcttggagaggaggaggagttgTGGGCTCTCAATAGTTCTTCTGGGGATTAGTCTTTTCTCACCAACCCCCTCCAATAAAAACCAACCCTAGTTTTGTCTTGGAGCTCCCTTAgttctccatccttctccctccttcctttcttgctaTTACCTTCCCGTTCTTTCCTgcgcccctctcccctctctgttGCCCTTTTCTTTGCGTCTTTACTCCTCCAAGTCTCCCATTTCAGAGCCATTGTCTGAAGAggaaatttctgtttttcattcagTCTGGATAATGAGGTCTGAAAAGTCTCTCTCAGGGCCCGAATCTCCCGGCTTCTGCCTACCCGCCCCCTCAAAAGCGcgctttcttttcagtttctcccCGTCTTCTCCTCAGACTTCCCTTTGTCTCCCTcagccttccttttctcctcagccTTCCTTTTTCTGTCACCCCCTTCGCGCCcgtttccccttctctcttcagTTCAGGACACTTCCCTTTccagtctctttttctctccctatcCCACTCCAGCTCTCAGATTTCTCCGCTCTTATTTACCCCTTCAGACCCCTTCGTCTGCTTCAGTTCCCACACTACCACACCCCTATTTTCCCCTCTCCTTGGAGGAAAAAGGAGAGGGCTTGAGGAACAGGTAGAGGGAGTGCGGTTCCTTGAGGGGAGGGAGAGCAAGGGGAGAAaaagcaggggagagggagacGGAAGCGGTGCAGAGGGGAGGGGCATCCTCGCTTCCCAGCGGCGCCCTCCCCCGCCTCGCCGCCGCCGAGCCATAAATCAGGACCAAGGCGGTTTGGCCAATGGCAGAGTGACTCGTAAATCGGCCTGTCAAGTTCAGCCAATGAGAGGCGGCGTTAAATCAAGTCCTGTCAGCGCTTAACCAATGAAAGGCCCTGGGCTGACCATAAATCTGCCCGTAAGAGACAGCGTTGGAGAGAGAGTGTGCGGACGAGCTAGAGCTGCCTGGGCGGGGGACCGGGGAGGGGGAGCGGGGAGagcgggccgggggcgggcggGAGAGGAGTAGCTCGGGAGAAAAAAGGCGATAACCGAGGTACAAGCGATGAAGACAGCCTACAGGAGAGACGGACAGatggagagagacaaagagaagccTTGAGAGATAGCGTCAGAAAGTCCGCGATAGAGCAGGAGCTCGTGCGGGAGACTgacagagataaagagaaaagggagacaGACACTGACACACTCAGGAAGGCCCCCGTGATATTCTTCCCCAAGACAAATGCGTACACTTCCCCAAGACACGCGTGAGCTCCGCATCCTGAGGGACCTCGTGCGTGGACACACAGGCGCCATACACAGCTGCAGGAGAAAGACTGAGAtaatcttcctcttcttttccctcaTTCAGCGCCTTCCGAGATCAGGGATTGGGATGGGTGTGTGAGCtgtggaagggggaggagggggttgcTTTCCTGCTAAGATCTGTCCTCTCTGGTCTCAGACTCTAGGGTTTCCTCCTGTGTCCCCTGAGTCATTCTTTTTCCAGCGACTGATAATTGGGAAGTCCCTCCTGAGGTCTAACCTCAGTCCCTATTGCTGCTCCTTTCTACGTgccaaagctttttctttttctttctttctttctctctctctctctctcttttttttttcttcttcatttttggctgcctctcCTCATATGGAGCTCGCATAGGGAAGAGATCTGAACTGCAGTCTCTACCCAAGCTAAAGCTGCGGCAATggtgcatccttaacccactgtgcagggccagggccggggattgaactcaagtcccCGCGCTCCCAAGACTCCACCAATTCTCTTGTGCCACAGCGGAGCTCCTTGCCAAAGCTTTTGAATCACCTTCAAGGAATATGAAAAGTGAAACCTTTTACAACCCTTCAGagaactctcaactttcagaaTCTTAGAAGGTCTGAGCAGGCAGGATTTTTAGGGATCATCTGGTGATTTGATTCTAGTTATAAAAAGGCTTCTGTCCTATAGTTGCTAGACATGGGGGCTGGTACTAAAGTCAGACTCTCGACCCTCAAATCATGATCATACTACTGACACGCCCTTGGACTTAGGACAAATTGCTTACCCTATTTGTGCTTTACTCTTTTCATTTGTAAGCAAGAGATTATAATAGATACCTTATGGTAAATTTTGTGAGGATTACACAAAATATTTACAGGATTTAGGACAGCATGAGGCATCTGATAAAggtgcaccccacccccaccattgcACAGATGATAAAACCTGAGGTCCAGAATAACGCAAGATCCTGCTCAAGTTCATAGAGCTAATTTTCAGAGAGCCTTGATTGGAGCTCTGTGCTCCCAGGCTGATGTTATTTATCGGTTCTATTCACCCCACCTGCCTCGACCTCTGCCTCAGGTACCTGAACTTGACTCAGTATAGGCTTCTGTGATTTTTGTGGGAGGAAGACACTCGAAAGCATATGTTCTCCATTAGGAGGCAGGATTCCTGGACTCTGGAAATGTGTTGAATAAGAGGATATCAATCTGGCACACCCCGACTTTGTTTCTGCCCTCGTCTTAATCTCTGTGGACTTCACTTTGTTCTCTCAAACCCTGGActtgagggcagggaggggatagCACGAAACCAGAGCAGCATCACCAACATGATTCTCACATTCAAGCCCTGGTACCCACCCTGTTTCTCCCACCCCAacaaaatagacaataaatatcTCTTGAATAGTGTCTAATTCTTCACTTTTCTTCCTAAGCTTTGGGGAAAAGTGAGGCATGCAGATCCCTGGGTCTCCACCCCTGCTGGCCAGCACGGGGCGTTTATCTCTGGACTCCCAGTCTTACTGACACCTTCTGTCCTCAACAGGGAAGCCAGAAAGGAAACACAGAGAACCAGCGTCACCTGGTGGCCACAGGTGCTTTAAATTTGAGAgagcgcacgcgcacacacacatgcacacgcgcacacacacacacacacacacacacacacacactggtgaCAGGAAGTTGGTCGCACTGGAGGAAGGAATGGTATGATCTCCCTCAGGCTGGCCCCTGAACCTTCTTAACTAGAGTCTCAGTTCTGCTTTCATAACCTAGGATGATGAGAGACCAGGACCCGGATGAATTAACTACAACCAGCATGACCCCACTAAGGCAGCTAGCACACCCATCTGCCATGGACTGGGAAGCTCAGTTCCATTTCACAGAGCATGGAGTGCTCTCCCATGAccccttctctttgtcttttatttttttcagggctgcacccgcagcatatggaggttcccaggctaggggtcaaatcagagctgtagccactagcctacgtcacagccacagcaactccagatctgagcctcgtctgtgacctacaccacagctcacggcaacactggatccttaacccactgagcaaggccagggatcaaacctgcgtcctcatggaggctagtcagattcatttctgctgagccacgacaggagctccatgaCCCATTCTCTTTGGAGAGGGCAAGGGCCGGGGGATGAACTCACTGGAGTGGATAGCAAAACCAGatttcaggagttctcctgtggtgcagtgtgttaaggatccggtgttgtcaccacagggctggggtcactgctgtggtgcaggttcaatccctggcccaggaacttctgcttgccatggcctcaggcaaaaacaaaacaaaactggatttCAAAACTTTTTTGGAGTTGGAAAAAAACTGTTTATAGGAATGGAGGATCCTGGCAgtggcaattagagaagaaaacatttctggGAATTTTAAAAGGCTGGCTAATCCTTTTAAACCAACTTACATGTTTTATACCTGGAAAGTCCTCAGCTGAAAGCTATGTCCTTGTCCCCCTGCTCTGACCTAGGACCCCCAAACCCTCAACTTTTAGGTGCCAGTGGCAAATCAACCCTGgcctatttctttcttccccataGATCACACCTGAGAATGAAAAGGAtggaattcatttattattaataataataaaaatttttattaataattattaatgcaCCTTGGGCATCCTAAGGCTGGAATGTTGAGCAAGGAATGGAGAGGCCTGGTTTAGGGGTTTGGGGGAGGTTTCTGTGAAAATGCCCACAGGGCTCACTTTTATCTACTCCCATAATGGCTGCCCACTTTAGTTCTGGAGGAGATACCAGATTCTGGTGACTGGGGGTACAGTTCTAATAGAACCTACGGAAACTCTGGGGCCCTCGTTTTAGGAGGGAGCTGTAGGCTTGGCGGAACTGGCGGTTCATGGCTGCATAGAGCACAGGGTTGATGCAACCATTGAGCCAGGTGAGGTTGGCAGCAAGCATGTGGACAACCCGGGGAGCCCGGACCTTGGCATCCAGGATGTTGAGCAGCAGGAAGGGGATGTAGCTCAGGGCAAAACAGAGGAACACAGCAAAACACATCCGAGTCACCTTCCCAAACTCTGATGGAGAATTCTGAGTTTTCTGGGCTACTTTAGTTGGCCTGGTTTTGGCAGTCACTCCTGGAGGGCTTGTCTCTACCATCTGCTTAGCTGCCTTGCTGTTGCTCTGGTCCCCCACTTCTGATGAGTCCCCTTCCAGGGTGTGGGTGGTGGCAGTACTGACTGGCTCAGATGAAATCTTCTCGCTGGGCCCTCCCGATGCCAGCCCGCTGTCCAACTCCTGAAAACGACCAGGCATGGCTTCATCTGTCCCGGCCACATGGTTGGAGCGGATGCTTGCTTGGCGCAGCTTGTACTGATCCAGAGCCTGCGCTGCCTGCTTTACCTGGCGGTGGATGAGGCAGTAGAAGATGCCGACACTGCTGAGCCCAACCACAAAGTAGATGCCCATGAGGATGGTGGTGTAGGGTCGACCTCGAATGCGGTcaaagctgcaggtgcagactACAGGCACCAAGATATAGATCTGCCAGAGGGGAGCAAAGCTGCCCACACCCACCACCCAGGTGCTCACCAGGGCCAGCACTATGCCCTTGGCACTGAAAACTTGGGGAAAGAGCTTTGGGTGGGCAATGAGGAGGTAGCGTCCCAGGGCGATGAGGCAGAGGGTGAGGATGGAGACAGAGTTGGACGCAAAAAGGAGGAGTCCAAAGACCCTGCAGAAGGTGGCACCCGTGCGCCAGTGCAGGTGGAGGTAGGTGTCGACAGAGAAGGGCTGGAGAAGGGTGCAGTAGAGCAGATCGGCCACTGTGAGGTTGGCGATGAGCAGGTTGAAGCGGGTACGGAGCTTGGGCTGGATGGCCAAGGCCAGCAGGGTGAGCACGTTGCCCACGGTGCCCGtcacagccaccaccaccccccagaTAACTGCTACATAACGATAGCCTATCACAGACTCATGGTAGCAGGAGAAGTTGGCATCAGAGGTGTTCCACATGATGGAGACTGAAAGGggtgggaaggggaagaggaagaaggagtcAGAACCTGACTTTGAACTTAGATCTTTTGAACAGCTCTGGGCCCCAGACACCTGAACCACTCCAGGATCTCACAAGCCCCTGGAGCCATTCCCAGGCCTCTTTATCCCAagaccccccaaccccctcctttCCTATTCTCAAAGATTGTCCCAAATTTGTACTTCATTCTTAGTTTCTGTCCACTCCAAAATCTAGGCCTTTTAAGTATCCATCCAGATACTCTCAGTAA
Above is a window of Sus scrofa isolate TJ Tabasco breed Duroc chromosome 5, Sscrofa11.1, whole genome shotgun sequence DNA encoding:
- the GPR84 gene encoding G-protein coupled receptor 84 isoform X1, whose translation is MWNTSDANFSCYHESVIGYRYVAVIWGVVVAVTGTVGNVLTLLALAIQPKLRTRFNLLIANLTVADLLYCTLLQPFSVDTYLHLHWRTGATFCRVFGLLLFASNSVSILTLCLIALGRYLLIAHPKLFPQVFSAKGIVLALVSTWVVGVGSFAPLWQIYILVPVVCTCSFDRIRGRPYTTILMGIYFVVGLSSVGIFYCLIHRQVKQAAQALDQYKLRQASIRSNHVAGTDEAMPGRFQELDSGLASGGPSEKISSEPVSTATTHTLEGDSSEVGDQSNSKAAKQMVETSPPGVTAKTRPTKVAQKTQNSPSEFGKVTRMCFAVFLCFALSYIPFLLLNILDAKVRAPRVVHMLAANLTWLNGCINPVLYAAMNRQFRQAYSSLLKRGPQSFRRFY
- the GPR84 gene encoding G-protein coupled receptor 84 (The RefSeq protein has 1 substitution compared to this genomic sequence); translation: MWNTSDANFSCYHESVIGYRYVAVIWGVVVAVTGTVGNVLTLLALAIQPRLRTRFNLLIANLTVADLLYCTLLQPFSVDTYLHLHWRTGATFCRVFGLLLFASNSVSILTLCLIALGRYLLIAHPKLFPQVFSAKGIVLALVSTWVVGVGSFAPLWQIYILVPVVCTCSFDRIRGRPYTTILMGIYFVVGLSSVGIFYCLIHRQVKQAAQALDQYKLRQASIRSNHVAGTDEAMPGRFQELDSGLASGGPSEKISSEPVSTATTHTLEGDSSEVGDQSNSKAAKQMVETSPPGVTAKTRPTKVAQKTQNSPSEFGKVTRMCFAVFLCFALSYIPFLLLNILDAKVRAPRVVHMLAANLTWLNGCINPVLYAAMNRQFRQAYSSLLKRGPQSFRRFY